The Martelella sp. AD-3 genome includes a region encoding these proteins:
- a CDS encoding biotin/lipoate A/B protein ligase family protein, which produces MHGEYKVPGGKLVVADLEIRDDRLSDVQIAGDFFLEPPEALSDLCAALEGQPATGSAEAMVAALKAKLRPDAALIGFSLESVAIAVRRALGVAKTWRDFEWEIIDTGAETPAMHLAIDDVLARAVAEGRRAPTLRFWEWERPAIIIGAFQSLKNEVDMEATERLGVETVRRVTGGGAMFVEPGTAITYSLYAPGELVDGMSFADSYAFLDNWVLKALNDLGVDAFYKPLNDIASSKGKIGGAAQKRYGGGTVLHHVTMAYDMDADKMMQVLRIGREKLSDKGTRSAAKRVDPVRSQTGLDRRAVIDRMKATFAELNGGRDGKVTPEEYKAAEALADEKFATPEWLASIP; this is translated from the coding sequence ATGCATGGCGAATACAAGGTTCCCGGCGGCAAGCTGGTGGTCGCCGACCTCGAGATACGCGACGACAGGCTTTCAGATGTCCAGATCGCCGGCGACTTCTTCCTCGAGCCGCCGGAGGCGCTTTCCGATCTCTGCGCCGCCCTTGAGGGCCAGCCGGCGACAGGTTCGGCCGAGGCGATGGTCGCGGCGCTGAAGGCGAAGCTGAGGCCCGATGCCGCGCTGATCGGCTTCAGCCTCGAATCGGTGGCGATCGCCGTGCGCCGGGCGCTGGGCGTTGCCAAGACCTGGCGCGATTTCGAATGGGAGATCATCGATACAGGCGCGGAGACCCCGGCTATGCATCTCGCCATCGATGATGTCCTGGCGCGCGCCGTTGCCGAGGGCCGTCGCGCGCCGACGCTGCGCTTCTGGGAATGGGAGCGCCCCGCCATCATCATCGGCGCATTCCAGTCCCTGAAGAACGAAGTGGATATGGAAGCGACCGAACGGCTCGGCGTCGAGACCGTGCGCCGGGTGACCGGCGGCGGCGCGATGTTCGTCGAGCCAGGCACCGCGATCACCTATTCGCTCTACGCGCCGGGCGAACTGGTCGATGGCATGAGCTTTGCCGACAGCTATGCCTTTCTCGACAACTGGGTGCTGAAGGCGCTCAACGATCTGGGCGTCGATGCCTTCTACAAGCCGCTCAACGACATTGCGAGCTCGAAGGGCAAGATCGGCGGCGCGGCGCAGAAGCGCTATGGCGGCGGCACCGTGCTGCATCACGTGACCATGGCCTATGACATGGATGCCGACAAGATGATGCAGGTGCTCAGGATCGGCCGCGAGAAACTTTCCGACAAGGGCACCAGGAGCGCGGCCAAGCGCGTCGATCCCGTCCGCAGCCAGACCGGGCTCGACCGCCGGGCGGTGATCGACCGGATGAAGGCGACCTTCGCGGAACTGAACGGCGGGCGCGACGGCAAGGTGACGCCGGAGGAATACAAGGCTGCCGAGGCGCTGGCGGACGAGAAATTCGCAACGCCGGAATGGCTGGCTTCGATCCCGTAA
- a CDS encoding sugar transferase: MQLALKRLFDIAISFGALVALAPLFLVVAILIKLDSPGPVFFSQVRWGRYGKKINIFKFRSMRNDLGDKTGVKQTVENDPRITKIGAFLRRSNIDELPQLFNVLRGDMSLIGPRCHAVGMLASGMLFEELVPEYHQRHVMRPGLSGLAQIRGWRGPTTRRGEARARIMCDLYYVSNYSFMLDMQILLATIRSEVGRGTGF, from the coding sequence CTGCAACTGGCGCTGAAGCGCCTGTTCGATATCGCCATTTCTTTTGGTGCGCTGGTTGCGCTTGCACCGCTTTTTCTGGTCGTGGCGATCCTCATCAAACTTGACAGTCCCGGCCCGGTCTTTTTCAGCCAGGTGCGCTGGGGACGTTACGGAAAGAAGATCAACATCTTCAAGTTCCGCTCCATGCGCAACGATCTCGGCGACAAGACGGGCGTGAAGCAGACGGTCGAAAACGATCCGCGCATCACCAAGATCGGCGCTTTCCTGCGAAGGTCGAATATCGACGAGCTGCCTCAGCTCTTCAACGTCCTGCGCGGCGACATGTCGTTGATCGGCCCGCGCTGCCACGCCGTCGGCATGCTGGCGAGCGGCATGCTGTTCGAGGAACTCGTGCCGGAATACCACCAGCGCCACGTCATGCGCCCTGGACTGAGCGGCCTTGCCCAGATCCGCGGATGGCGCGGCCCGACGACCCGGCGCGGCGAGGCGCGCGCCCGCATCATGTGCGACCTTTATTACGTGTCGAACTACAGCTTCATGCTCGACATGCAGATTCTCCTGGCGACGATCCGCTCGGAAGTCGGTCGCGGCACCGGTTTTTGA
- the trxA gene encoding thioredoxin, giving the protein MSGFDNPYGGSLAGQMNVSASGAANGATPPGELIKDTTTADFGKDVIEESRTQPVLVDFWAPWCGPCKQLGPVIEKAVTAAGGKVKLVKMNIDDHPAIAGQLGIQSIPAVIAFSNGQPVDGFMGAVPESQVNEFIAKLSDKSPSEQDRKAEIASALDQAEQLLAEEKLQEAGQLFAAVMQTDPENPKALAGIGRCMVAAGQLDRARQVLDQVPEELKEDDAIKALAARIAQIEEARKFGDPAALEHALALNSDDHAARMKLAKVLNAEGKRDEAAEHLLTIMRKDREFEDDGARKQLIAFFEAWGPKDPATIAARRRLSTILFS; this is encoded by the coding sequence ATGAGCGGTTTTGACAATCCATATGGCGGGTCTCTTGCAGGGCAGATGAATGTATCGGCCAGTGGCGCGGCAAACGGCGCGACGCCGCCCGGCGAACTGATCAAGGACACGACCACCGCCGATTTCGGCAAGGATGTCATCGAAGAATCGCGCACCCAGCCCGTGCTGGTGGATTTCTGGGCGCCCTGGTGCGGCCCCTGCAAGCAGCTCGGCCCGGTCATCGAAAAGGCCGTGACGGCTGCCGGCGGCAAGGTCAAGCTCGTCAAGATGAACATCGACGATCACCCGGCAATCGCCGGCCAGCTCGGCATCCAGTCCATTCCCGCCGTCATCGCCTTCTCCAACGGGCAGCCGGTCGATGGCTTCATGGGCGCTGTGCCGGAAAGCCAGGTGAACGAGTTCATCGCCAAGCTCTCCGACAAAAGCCCGTCCGAACAGGACCGCAAGGCCGAGATCGCCTCCGCGCTCGATCAGGCCGAGCAGCTTCTGGCGGAAGAAAAGCTGCAGGAGGCCGGCCAGCTCTTTGCCGCCGTCATGCAGACCGATCCGGAGAACCCGAAGGCGCTGGCCGGCATTGGCCGCTGCATGGTCGCCGCTGGTCAGCTCGATCGCGCCAGGCAGGTGCTTGATCAGGTGCCGGAGGAATTGAAGGAGGATGACGCCATCAAGGCGCTTGCCGCGCGCATCGCGCAGATCGAGGAGGCACGCAAGTTCGGTGATCCGGCAGCTCTCGAACACGCGCTCGCCTTGAATTCAGACGACCACGCCGCGCGCATGAAGCTTGCCAAGGTGCTGAATGCCGAAGGCAAGCGTGACGAGGCGGCCGAGCATCTTCTGACGATCATGCGCAAGGACCGCGAATTCGAGGATGACGGCGCGCGCAAGCAGTTGATCGCCTTCTTCGAGGCCTGGGGACCGAAGGATCCGGCGACGATCGCCGCGCGCCGCCGGCTGTCGACGATCCTGTTTTCTTAG
- a CDS encoding pyruvate kinase — MDDVWGLTERVESLRDLVANEARPILQGFGPEAASLPGIVNLAHYLALRHHDVRPLQRALMRHGLSSLGRLESRVLPTLDAVLVALAARAGRQSPVPLPSSDEFFAGEARLEQATDLMFGPPPAHRRSRIMVTLASEAAEDPAFVADLVRRGMDIARINCAHDGPEAWRAMAKHARAAGDAAGRRITVLMDIAGPKIRTEQVLLAERKLKANVGDRIRLVASDEPSLFDDVRFSVSVSLPEMVTRLKVGDRVLYDDGKLQTVVTEVADGMAVIRVERAKANGARLKPEKGLNLPDTALGLSPLTAKDEGDISTVVECADMVGYSFVSRPEDLDLLDRELGAGGNGNPGLGVVAKIERPEAVRNLPALIARAAGKREFAVMIARGDLAAEIGFERLAEMQEEILWICEAAGVPVIWATQVLENLVRTGVPSRGEMTDAAMGARAECVMLNKGPAVGEGVSTLDTLLARMDEHMFKKTPELRALKSW; from the coding sequence ATGGACGATGTCTGGGGCCTGACGGAGCGGGTGGAAAGCCTGCGCGACCTGGTGGCAAACGAGGCGCGCCCGATCCTGCAGGGTTTCGGGCCGGAGGCGGCGTCTCTGCCGGGCATCGTCAATCTGGCGCATTACCTGGCGCTGCGCCATCACGACGTGCGGCCGCTGCAGCGCGCGCTGATGCGCCACGGGCTTTCCTCGCTTGGCCGGCTGGAAAGCCGGGTTCTGCCCACGCTCGATGCCGTGCTTGTCGCCCTTGCCGCCCGCGCCGGACGGCAAAGCCCCGTGCCGCTGCCATCGTCGGACGAATTCTTCGCGGGCGAGGCGCGGCTGGAACAGGCCACCGACCTGATGTTCGGTCCGCCGCCGGCGCACCGACGCAGCCGCATCATGGTAACGCTCGCGAGCGAGGCGGCTGAGGACCCGGCTTTCGTCGCCGATCTCGTGCGCCGCGGCATGGATATCGCCCGCATCAACTGCGCCCATGACGGACCGGAGGCCTGGCGGGCCATGGCGAAACATGCGCGGGCGGCGGGCGATGCGGCCGGGCGGCGCATCACCGTGCTGATGGATATCGCCGGCCCCAAGATCCGCACCGAGCAGGTTCTGCTGGCCGAGCGGAAGCTGAAGGCCAATGTCGGCGATCGCATCCGCCTGGTGGCCTCGGACGAGCCGTCGCTTTTCGACGATGTCCGCTTCTCGGTCAGCGTCTCGCTGCCGGAAATGGTGACCCGGCTGAAAGTCGGCGACCGGGTGCTCTACGACGATGGCAAGCTGCAGACCGTGGTGACCGAAGTCGCCGACGGCATGGCGGTGATCAGGGTCGAGCGCGCCAAGGCGAACGGCGCGCGGCTGAAGCCCGAAAAGGGGTTGAACCTGCCCGATACCGCGCTCGGGCTCTCGCCGCTGACGGCCAAGGATGAGGGCGATATTTCGACTGTGGTCGAATGCGCGGACATGGTCGGCTATTCCTTCGTCTCGCGCCCGGAAGACCTCGACCTGCTTGATCGGGAACTCGGCGCCGGCGGCAACGGCAATCCGGGGCTCGGCGTCGTTGCCAAGATCGAACGGCCGGAAGCGGTGAGGAACCTGCCTGCGCTGATCGCGCGCGCCGCCGGAAAAAGGGAGTTTGCCGTCATGATCGCGCGCGGCGATCTTGCAGCCGAGATCGGTTTCGAGCGGCTGGCAGAAATGCAGGAGGAGATTCTGTGGATCTGCGAGGCGGCGGGCGTTCCGGTGATCTGGGCAACGCAGGTGCTCGAAAATCTGGTCAGGACCGGGGTGCCCTCGCGCGGTGAGATGACCGATGCGGCCATGGGCGCGCGCGCCGAATGCGTGATGCTGAACAAGGGGCCGGCAGTGGGCGAGGGGGTCTCCACGCTCGACACCCTGCTTGCCCGTATGGACGAACACATGTTCAAGAAGACGCCGGAACTGAGGGCGCTGAAAAGCTGGTAG
- a CDS encoding NAD/NADP-dependent octopine/nopaline dehydrogenase family protein, whose amino-acid sequence MKIAILGAGNNAYGLAAFIADAGHAPVLWSPSGTRAVELAEGTALTATGAVEFEGPVGVAPSCADAVGNADLVMIAMPVNGHRSAIDAMTDHLKPGTPVIISSHSSFAALYLSRALKEAGKTLPIIAWGTTLLTARKNGDSAVVVNTVRQKVDMATVPFSAMDEGHALCTELFGDRFVRRDGLMAIALSNLNPQNHLGIALMNLTRMEKGETWGQGENITPAVGRFIEALDAERLAIAEKFGLHVKTVREHFSLSFHVPLASVSEMNQEMHAQGRGGFGPSTIESRYILEDVPFGLVATSALGRMAGAPATLHEAGTAIFSAAYGRDLAADNDLLPALGFASLDRKELERLCRDGYAG is encoded by the coding sequence ATGAAAATCGCAATTCTCGGCGCAGGCAACAACGCCTACGGCCTTGCCGCCTTCATCGCCGATGCCGGCCATGCGCCCGTGCTCTGGTCGCCGTCCGGCACAAGGGCCGTGGAACTTGCCGAGGGCACGGCGCTGACGGCCACGGGCGCGGTGGAATTCGAAGGCCCTGTCGGGGTCGCGCCCTCATGCGCGGATGCCGTCGGCAACGCCGATCTGGTGATGATCGCGATGCCGGTCAACGGCCACCGGTCAGCCATCGATGCCATGACGGACCATCTGAAGCCCGGCACGCCGGTGATCATTTCCTCCCACAGTTCCTTTGCCGCGCTCTATCTTTCGCGCGCGCTGAAAGAGGCCGGCAAGACCCTGCCGATCATCGCCTGGGGCACGACGCTTCTGACCGCGCGGAAAAACGGCGACAGCGCCGTCGTGGTCAACACCGTGCGCCAGAAGGTCGACATGGCAACCGTCCCCTTCAGCGCCATGGATGAAGGCCACGCGCTCTGCACCGAATTGTTCGGCGATCGTTTCGTCAGGCGCGACGGGCTGATGGCGATCGCGCTGTCCAACCTCAACCCGCAGAACCATCTCGGCATTGCGCTGATGAACCTGACGCGGATGGAAAAGGGCGAGACCTGGGGTCAGGGCGAGAACATCACCCCGGCCGTCGGCCGCTTCATCGAGGCGCTGGATGCCGAGCGGCTGGCGATCGCGGAGAAATTCGGGCTTCACGTGAAGACGGTGCGCGAGCACTTTTCGCTGTCCTTCCATGTCCCGCTCGCCTCAGTCTCGGAGATGAACCAGGAGATGCATGCGCAGGGCCGCGGCGGCTTCGGCCCCTCGACCATCGAGAGCCGCTATATTCTGGAGGATGTGCCCTTCGGCCTCGTTGCCACCAGCGCGCTCGGCCGCATGGCCGGCGCTCCGGCGACGCTGCACGAGGCCGGCACGGCGATCTTCTCGGCCGCCTATGGCCGTGATCTTGCCGCCGACAACGACCTTCTGCCCGCGCTCGGTTTTGCCAGCCTCGACAGGAAAGAGCTCGAGCGGCTTTGCCGGGACGGCTACGCCGGCTGA
- a CDS encoding fucose isomerase, producing the protein MTEIMLVASGDLRESANTKCWPTQKAMEDKLAAVVAEMGHTLRRAHPEKPAGHGFIATQREGMDVFRTIDPNAPVIVAEAVWQYSHHVLPGLSSHKGPILTVANWSGQWPGLVGLLNLNGSLTKAGIAYSSLWSETFEDDFFRSGLKSWLESGAIAHDESHVRPFDAAAVPAELSRLADDIAVDMAGNKVIMGVFDEGCMGMYNAIIPDEMLMPLGVFKERLSQSALYYATKQVPEEEARAAYQWMLDKGMTFHFGADPKEALTEEQVIDQCRMYIAAVRLADFFGCEAIGIQYQQGLKDLLPASDLVEGMLNNDERPPVTRDDGSIIRDGQAIVHFNEVDECAGLDAVLTNRLHRALGQPVETTLHDLRWGDADKSGSRDDFVWVFEISGAVPPAHHEGGWAGSESYRQPSMFFPFGGGTLKGYAKPGEIVWSRIFVKDGALHMDIGRGQAVKLPPEECERRSRATDYPWPIMNAVLTGVSRDQMMARHKANHIQVVYALSAEEADKAMMAKAALAAKMGMTVSLCGV; encoded by the coding sequence ATGACCGAGATCATGCTGGTGGCCAGCGGCGACCTGCGCGAGAGCGCCAATACCAAATGCTGGCCGACGCAGAAGGCGATGGAGGACAAGCTTGCCGCCGTCGTTGCCGAAATGGGCCACACGCTGAGACGCGCGCACCCGGAAAAGCCCGCGGGCCACGGTTTCATCGCCACCCAGCGCGAGGGTATGGATGTCTTCAGGACGATCGACCCGAATGCGCCGGTCATCGTGGCGGAGGCCGTCTGGCAGTATTCCCACCACGTCCTGCCAGGACTGTCCTCGCACAAGGGCCCGATCCTGACGGTCGCCAACTGGTCGGGACAGTGGCCGGGTCTCGTCGGCCTCCTGAACCTCAACGGATCGCTGACCAAGGCCGGCATCGCCTATTCCTCGCTCTGGAGCGAGACCTTCGAGGATGATTTCTTCCGTTCTGGCCTCAAAAGCTGGCTCGAGAGCGGCGCGATTGCCCACGACGAAAGCCATGTCCGTCCGTTCGATGCCGCCGCAGTGCCGGCGGAGCTTTCGAGGCTCGCCGACGATATCGCCGTCGATATGGCCGGCAACAAGGTGATCATGGGCGTCTTCGACGAGGGCTGCATGGGTATGTACAATGCCATTATCCCCGATGAGATGCTGATGCCGCTCGGCGTGTTCAAGGAGCGGCTGTCGCAGTCGGCGCTCTATTACGCGACCAAACAGGTTCCCGAAGAGGAAGCGCGCGCGGCCTATCAATGGATGCTCGACAAGGGCATGACCTTCCATTTCGGCGCGGACCCGAAGGAGGCGCTGACCGAGGAGCAGGTCATCGACCAGTGCCGCATGTATATTGCCGCGGTCCGGCTTGCCGATTTCTTCGGCTGCGAGGCGATCGGCATTCAGTACCAGCAGGGGCTGAAGGATCTGCTGCCGGCCTCCGACCTGGTGGAAGGCATGCTCAACAATGACGAGCGCCCGCCGGTCACCCGTGACGATGGCTCGATCATCCGCGACGGTCAGGCGATCGTGCATTTCAACGAGGTCGATGAATGCGCCGGGCTTGATGCGGTGCTGACCAACCGCCTGCACCGCGCGCTCGGTCAGCCGGTGGAAACGACGCTGCACGATCTGCGCTGGGGCGACGCCGACAAGTCCGGCTCGCGTGACGATTTCGTCTGGGTATTCGAGATCTCCGGCGCCGTGCCGCCTGCCCATCACGAGGGCGGCTGGGCCGGCTCGGAAAGCTATCGCCAGCCGTCCATGTTCTTCCCCTTCGGCGGCGGCACGCTGAAGGGCTATGCGAAGCCCGGCGAGATCGTCTGGAGCCGCATCTTCGTCAAGGACGGCGCGCTTCATATGGATATCGGGCGCGGCCAGGCGGTCAAGCTGCCGCCGGAAGAGTGCGAGCGCCGCAGCCGCGCCACGGATTATCCCTGGCCGATCATGAATGCGGTGCTGACCGGCGTTTCGCGCGACCAGATGATGGCTCGCCACAAGGCCAACCACATCCAGGTCGTCTATGCGCTTTCCGCCGAAGAGGCCGACAAGGCGATGATGGCCAAGGCGGCTCTGGCGGCGAAGATGGGCATGACGGTCAGCCTTTGCGGCGTTTGA
- a CDS encoding LON peptidase substrate-binding domain-containing protein produces the protein MQVGNARYLTRKDLPEVVPVFPLTGGLLLPQGQLPLNIFEPRYLAMVDQAISGNRLIAMVQPARHDETLSVNDATPLSNIGCIGRVTSFAETGDGRYLVALTGICRVRLIEEVRTAKPFRSFEIAPFMGDLNVEAQEESVDRAALLGAFRDYLEAEGLETEWAHIEQAGNLTLVNSLSMMAPFGPAEKQALLEAPDLKTRAELFVAIIEFALAGDPGDKLQ, from the coding sequence ATGCAGGTTGGCAATGCCCGATATCTGACGCGGAAGGATCTGCCGGAGGTGGTTCCGGTGTTTCCGCTGACGGGCGGGCTGTTGCTGCCGCAGGGGCAGTTGCCGCTCAACATCTTCGAGCCGCGCTATCTGGCGATGGTCGATCAGGCGATCTCGGGAAACCGTCTGATCGCCATGGTCCAGCCGGCCCGTCACGACGAGACGCTGAGCGTCAACGACGCCACCCCGCTTTCCAATATCGGTTGCATCGGCCGGGTCACGTCTTTCGCGGAGACCGGCGACGGACGGTATCTCGTGGCGCTGACCGGCATCTGCCGGGTCCGCCTGATCGAGGAAGTGCGTACCGCCAAGCCCTTCCGCAGTTTCGAGATCGCCCCCTTCATGGGCGACCTCAATGTCGAGGCGCAGGAAGAAAGCGTCGATCGCGCCGCCCTTCTGGGAGCCTTCAGGGATTATCTCGAGGCGGAGGGGCTGGAGACGGAATGGGCGCATATCGAACAGGCGGGCAATCTGACGCTGGTGAATTCGCTCTCCATGATGGCGCCCTTTGGCCCGGCGGAGAAGCAGGCGCTTCTGGAAGCACCGGACCTCAAGACACGCGCCGAGCTCTTCGTGGCGATCATCGAATTCGCGCTTGCCGGCGATCCCGGCGACAAACTGCAATAG
- a CDS encoding prolyl-tRNA synthetase associated domain-containing protein, producing the protein MTETKTADDLFAFLDELGIPYENREHRAVFTVAEGDDLREEIPGGHTKNLFVKDKKSRYFLLTVEEYATVDLKQVHTLIGASGRVSFGKPDALMDCLGVEPGSVTALGAINDTVRQVTFILDADLMENEIINCHPLRNTATTSIGRDDLLRFIRATGHEPLVLKVTA; encoded by the coding sequence ATGACCGAGACCAAGACCGCCGATGATCTCTTCGCCTTCCTCGACGAACTGGGGATCCCCTACGAGAATCGCGAACACCGTGCGGTCTTCACCGTGGCCGAAGGTGACGACCTGCGGGAGGAAATTCCGGGCGGTCACACCAAGAACCTGTTCGTCAAGGACAAGAAGAGCCGCTATTTCCTGCTCACCGTCGAGGAATATGCGACGGTTGACCTGAAGCAGGTGCACACCCTGATCGGCGCATCGGGCAGGGTTTCCTTCGGCAAGCCGGACGCGCTGATGGACTGTCTCGGCGTCGAGCCGGGCTCGGTCACCGCACTTGGCGCGATCAACGACACGGTGCGTCAGGTCACCTTCATCCTCGATGCCGACCTGATGGAAAACGAGATCATCAATTGCCACCCCCTGCGCAACACCGCGACCACCTCGATCGGGCGCGATGATCTGCTGCGCTTCATCCGGGCGACGGGGCACGAGCCGCTTGTCTTGAAAGTGACGGCGTGA
- a CDS encoding Trm112 family protein has protein sequence MAKKDAGIDPKMLELLVCPVTKGRLDYDAERQELVSRKARLAYPIRDGVPIMLASEARQVEV, from the coding sequence ATGGCCAAGAAGGATGCCGGGATCGACCCGAAAATGCTGGAGCTTCTCGTCTGCCCGGTGACCAAGGGCAGGCTCGATTATGATGCCGAGCGCCAGGAGCTCGTCTCGCGGAAGGCGAGGCTTGCCTATCCCATTCGTGACGGCGTGCCGATCATGCTCGCATCGGAAGCGCGGCAGGTCGAAGTTTAA
- a CDS encoding aspartate/glutamate racemase family protein encodes MKRIGLIGGMSWESTAVYYKHINEEVRRLMGDGLASADLCLRSVNFSEIVAHQKAGRWDLAAETLIAAARELEQCGCAMVLICTNTMHILADEVQAAIKIPLIHIAEVTGAAVKKKGLDRPLLLATRYTMEKPFYVGYLRDRFGLDPVIPEEVDRTTVHDVIFEEICCGVISRASRERYVEIAERAKLRGADCIIFGCTEVGLLVRPEDFDLPCFDSTLLHAEAAVRFSLEDELSAEGKESRPLPVH; translated from the coding sequence ATGAAAAGGATAGGTCTGATCGGCGGCATGAGCTGGGAGAGCACCGCAGTGTATTACAAGCACATCAACGAGGAGGTCCGGCGCCTGATGGGCGACGGCTTGGCTTCGGCGGATCTTTGCCTGCGCTCCGTCAATTTCTCCGAGATTGTCGCGCATCAGAAGGCCGGACGCTGGGACCTCGCGGCCGAAACGCTGATCGCGGCCGCGCGCGAGCTGGAGCAATGCGGCTGCGCCATGGTGCTGATCTGCACCAATACGATGCATATCCTCGCCGACGAGGTGCAGGCGGCGATCAAGATTCCGCTGATCCACATTGCGGAAGTGACCGGCGCTGCGGTGAAGAAGAAGGGCCTGGACCGGCCTCTGCTTCTGGCCACGCGCTACACGATGGAGAAGCCGTTCTATGTCGGCTACCTCAGGGACCGTTTCGGCCTTGATCCGGTCATTCCGGAAGAGGTCGACAGGACAACTGTCCATGACGTGATCTTCGAGGAGATATGCTGCGGGGTGATCAGCCGCGCATCGCGCGAACGCTATGTCGAGATCGCCGAGCGGGCGAAACTGAGAGGCGCCGACTGCATCATTTTCGGCTGCACCGAGGTCGGTCTTCTGGTCCGTCCGGAGGATTTCGACCTGCCCTGCTTCGATTCAACGCTGCTTCATGCCGAGGCGGCGGTCAGGTTCTCCCTGGAAGACGAGCTTTCAGCGGAGGGGAAAGAAAGCCGTCCTCTTCCAGTCCACTAG
- a CDS encoding Lrp/AsnC family transcriptional regulator: MFDQIDRKIVDILQRQADRTVSEIAEEVGLSHTPCWRRIKRMEDLGFIRARVALIDRKMANIPMTIFIAVKAPRHAIEWFDEFRKQIRDIPEVTEAYRLTGDTDYLLRIVVPDIETYDQVYKNLISRLEFSDINSSIAMEELKFTTALPTNYM; this comes from the coding sequence ATGTTTGACCAGATCGACCGCAAGATCGTCGATATCCTGCAGCGCCAGGCAGACCGGACGGTGAGCGAGATCGCCGAGGAGGTCGGCCTTTCGCACACGCCCTGCTGGCGGCGGATCAAGCGCATGGAAGACCTCGGCTTCATCCGCGCGCGCGTTGCCCTCATCGACCGCAAGATGGCCAATATTCCGATGACCATCTTCATCGCCGTCAAGGCGCCGCGCCACGCCATCGAATGGTTCGATGAATTCCGCAAGCAGATCAGGGACATTCCCGAGGTGACCGAGGCCTACCGGCTGACCGGCGATACCGATTACCTGCTGAGAATTGTCGTTCCCGACATCGAGACCTATGACCAGGTCTACAAGAACCTGATTTCGCGGCTGGAATTCTCCGACATCAACTCCTCGATCGCGATGGAGGAACTGAAGTTCACCACGGCGCTGCCGACCAATTACATGTGA